The Aspergillus flavus chromosome 6, complete sequence nucleotide sequence ATGACCGGCCGCTCCCAGCAGAGATACCAGGCTTGAGCGACTATAAAGGAGTGGTCGTACATCCCCAATTCTGGCCAGAGAAGATCGATTATGCCGGGAAAAGGATCGCCGTCATTGGTAGCGGTTCTACCGCAATATCACTTGTTCCCAAGCTCGCAGAGACGGCATCTGCTGTAACAATGATCCAGCGAAGTCCAAGCTACATTGTATCTCTTCCGAATGGAAGTGGGGATTCATGGATGAATCGACTGCTGCCTGTTATGGTATTACACAAACTCAGGCGCTATGTGTGGATGGCAGTCATGCTAGGAGCCTATAACTTCTGTCGGACTTTTCCGCAATCTGCAAGAAGTATTGTGCTGTGGCTGACAGCCAAACAACTTCCTGACCATGTTCCCCTGTCGCCTCATTTCGAACCCAGATATAAAGTGTGGGATGAGCGTCTATTAGCATGTCCCGACGGGGATTTCTTCCAAAGTCTGCACACCAACAAAGTCAACATTGAGACGGCGAACATTCAAACAGTCACCGAGAGCGCTGTTATTCTCGACAACGGCAGGACCGTCGACGCAGATATCATTGTAACCGCTACAGGTCTTAAAATGCAAGTGGGGGGTGGAACCCATTTCGAATTGGACAACGCCCCCTGTAATACTGCTGATAAAGTCATGTGGAAAGGCATGATGCAGCAAGATATTCCGAACTCCTTTTTTGTGCTGGGGCATCTGACTGATGCGTCATGGACGCTTGGAGCAGACGCCACTGCTCTATTCATCTGTCGGATGATAAAACAtatggagaaagagaatattcGGGCGGCCACACCTCGCCTGCACGGCTCGGCAGGTCAGCCTCGTCAGCTTTGGAACTTAAGCTCTAACTACATGCTGAGGGAACAAGGGAATGTACCCAGGGCGGGAGAAATACCACCATGGCAGCCTCGGACAAACTACATACTGGACTCTTTGGACGCTCGGTATGTATCCTTTGACACATGTATGGAGTTTTCAGGAGAGTATCGAGATGATGTGGGTAGCATGACCGAAATCACGGAGGA carries:
- a CDS encoding putative monooxygenase, encoding MRLRIQLLSRSNTQRRSPMEPTKKYDIIIAGAGMAGINTAYRIQTILPNCSYAVLEARGAAGGTWDLFRYPGVRLDTGIHTFGFPWQPYHTSKNMLDGSSIFEYINSTARAYKIEDHILFNHRLKTLNWDSQQSQWNLTAACQDQEPRFIAKFVIFATGYYDYDRPLPAEIPGLSDYKGVVVHPQFWPEKIDYAGKRIAVIGSGSTAISLVPKLAETASAVTMIQRSPSYIVSLPNGSGDSWMNRLLPVMVLHKLRRYVWMAVMLGAYNFCRTFPQSARSIVLWLTAKQLPDHVPLSPHFEPRYKVWDERLLACPDGDFFQSLHTNKVNIETANIQTVTESAVILDNGRTVDADIIVTATGLKMQVGGGTHFELDNAPCNTADKVMWKGMMQQDIPNSFFVLGHLTDASWTLGADATALFICRMIKHMEKENIRAATPRLHGSAGQPRQLWNLSSNYMLREQGNVPRAGEIPPWQPRTNYILDSLDARYVSFDTCMEFSGEYRDDVGSMTEITEEK